Within the Sulfitobacter sp. JL08 genome, the region GGAAATGCCATGGGACAAGTGGTTCGGCTCGTTTCACGATGGTACCGGCGCGGCCCATGAAAAGATGAAAACACGGCGCAAACGGCTGGGGCGCTGATCGGGGCGCTTGCGCTTGCGCGGTCAGCGGATAAGTTTAGCGCAAACATGAACGACAAGGGCGCACGGCACATGGCACAGGCGGATATCGGGGTTTACGGCCTTGGCACCATGGGCAGCGCGCTGGCGCTGAACCTTGCGGATCATGGGTTTCGCGTGGCCGTGACCAACCGCGAAACCGACTGGATCGCCGATTTTGTCAGCGAAGCCGGCCCGCTGGCACAGCATCTGGTGCCCGCGGCAACGCTGGAACAGTTCGTGGCCGCGCTGAAAACCCCGCGCACCATCCTGTTCATGATCCCGTCCGGCGCACCGATGGATGCGATGATTGCCGCTGTCACGCCGCTGCTGTCAGACGGGGACACGATCATTGATGGTGGCAACGCCGATTTCAACGCGACGCGGGCCCGCGATGCCGCCTTGCAGGGCAGTGGCATCCACTTTGTCGGCATGGGCGTATCTGGAGGGGAAGAAGGCGCACGCCACGGTCCGTCGATGATGGTGGGGGGCAGCGATCACAGCTGGGTGCAGCTCAAACCCATGGCCGAGGCGATTGCCGCCAAATACAAGGGCGACCCTTGCGTGGCCCATGTTGGCCCCGATGGCGCGGGGCATTTCGTGAAAACCGTGCACAACGGTATCGAATATGCCGACATGCAGATGATCGCCGAACTTTACGGCCTGTTGCGGGATGGGGCAGGGCGCAATGCGCCGCAAATCGGCGAGGTGTTCGCGCGCTGGAACGCAGGACCGCTGCAATCCTATCTGATGAATATTTCGGCCCGTGTTCTGCAATCGGTCGATCCCGAAACCGGGCACCCGATGGTGGATGTGATTCTGGACAAGGCCGGGCAAAAAGGCACTGGCCGCTGGACCGTGATCGAGGCGCTGAAACTGGGCCAGTCGGCCAGCACGATTGAGGCGGCGATTGCCGCGCGCGGCTGGTCATCGGAAAAAGACGCGCGTCAGGCGGGCGAAACCGTGTTGGCTGCTGATTCGCAACCGGCGGCCGTTCCGCAGGACGCAGATCTTGAAAATGCGATGCTGGCCGGGCGTATTCTGGCCCATGCGCAGGGGTTTCGCCTGCTTCAGGCGGCATCGGATGAGTTTGGCTGGTCGCTTGATCTGGCGCGGATCGCAGAAATCTGGCGGGCGGGCTGTATCATCCGCTCGGCGCTGCTGGATGATTTTGCCGCTGCCCTGCGCAGCGACATGCCGTTCGGGCACATGATTCTGGCGCCCCGCATGGTTGACATGCTGGCTGCGTCCATCGGCCCGCTGCGCCGCGTGGTGGCACAGGCCGCGCTTGCGGGCGTGCCGGTTCCGGCCCTCTCCGGTGCGCTTTCGTGGTACGACACCATGCGGCACGGTCGCGGCAGCACCAACATGATACAGGCGCAGCGCGATTTCTTTGGCGCACACGGCTTTGAACGGTTGGACAAGGACGGAAAACATCACGGGATGTGGATGCGCGACTGATCCGGCGCAACCGGCTTTGCCCCCCGTTGCTCCTGTCTGCAACTGTCGCTAAACCCGCGCTCATGACACATCCAGATCGCCCGCACCGCAATTTCTATGGCCGCCTGAAAGGGCAGGCCCTGCGCGACAGCCAGAAAACCTATCTGGATCAGGATCTGGCGCGCCTGTCGCCCGGCCCGGTGGGATGGGATGAAAACCCCAAACGCCTGCCGCTTGATCTGAACGCCCGTTTCAACGGCAAACCGGTCTGGCTGGAAATCGGCTTTGGCGGTGGGGAACACATGGTGCATCAGGCCAGCCGGAACCCCGATGTCGGGATCATCGGGTGCGAGCCCTATATCAACGGCGTGGCCATGCTTTTGGGCAAGATCCGCAAGGCCGGCGTTGAAAACCTGAACGTGTTTCCCGGTGATGTGCGCGATATGTTCGATGTGCTGCCCGATGCATCGATCGAGCGTGCGTTCCTTCTTTATCCTGATCCCTGGCCGAAAACGCGCCACCATCGCCGCCGGTTTGTCACCCCCGAACATCTGGGACCGCTGGCGCGGGTGATGAAACCGGGAGCGCTGTTTCGTGTGGCCACCGACATCGAGGATTACGTGCGCCAGACGCTGGAAGAGGTGCCAGCCGCCGGGTTCGAGCGCGTAAAGGCCGATATTCACACGCCCTGGCCCGACTGGATTTCAACGCGCTATGAACAAAAGGCGCTGCGCGAAGGCCGGCCGCCGCATTATCTGACGTTCCGCCGTAGCTAGGGCCGGCCACCGGACGTTCTGCGCTGGACCCGTCCGGCCCGATTGGCTAAGCCTGCCCAAATACCACTTCGCAGGAAAGACCGTACCCCATGTCCAGCCATGCCACGCCGATCCCGATGACCTCTGCCGCCTGCGGTCCGCTGACGGGTGTGGCCGATGTGCCGGGCGACAAATCCATTTCCCACCGGTCGCTGATCCTTGGGGCGATGGCGGTGGGCGAAACCCGGATTTCCGGCCTGCTTGAAGGCGAAGATGTGCTGGATACCGCCGCCGCGATGCGCGCCTTCGGGGCCGAAGTGACCGATCTGGGCCATGGCAACTGGTCGGTGCATGGCGTTGGCGTGGGTGGGTTTGCCGAGCCGGACCGGGTGATTGACTGCGGTAATTCTGGCACCAGCGTGCGCCTGATCATGGGTTCGATGGCAACGTGCCCGATCACCGCAACCTTTTCCGGCGATGCCAGTCTGAACAAACGCCCCATGGCGCGTGTGACCGATCCGATTGCCCTGTTCGGTGCGGTGTCTGTCGGGCGTTCGGGCGGGCGGTTGCCGATGACGATTGTCGGCGCGGCCAATCCTGTGCCGGTGCGCTATACCGTGCCGATGCCGTCGGCGCAGGTGAAGTCGGCGGTGCTGCTGGCGGGGCTGAATGCGCCGGGCCAGACCGTCGTGATCGAAAAAGAAGCCACGCGCGATCACACCGAACGTATGCTGGCAGGTTTCGGCGCCGAGATCACAACCGAAGTCACCGAAGAAGGCCGCGTGATCACCCTGACCGGGCAACCCGAACTGCAACCGCAAACCATTACCGTACCGCGTGATCCGTCCAGCGCGGCGTTTCCGGTCTGTGCAGCACTGATCGTGCCGGGGTCGGACGTTCTGATCCCCAATATCGGTCTGAACCCGACGCGCGCGGGCCTGTTCATCACCCTGCGCGACATGGGCGCCGATCTGACCTATGAAAACGAACGCCTTGAAGGCGGCGAACCCGTCGCCGACCTGCGCGCGCGCTATTCGCCGGATATGAAAGGCATCGCCGTGCCGCCCGAACGCGCGGCCAGCATGATCGACGAATACCCGATCCTGTCTGTCGTGGCGGCCTTTGCGCAGGGCGACACCGAAATGCGCGGCGTCAAGGAATTGCGGGTCAAGGAAAGCGACCGGATCGATGCCATGGCCACCGGCCTGCGCGCCTGCGGCGTCACCGTTGAAGACGGACCCGATTGGTGGGTGGTGACCGGCGGCAAAACCGTTGAGGGCGGCGCGCGTTGTGCCAGCCATCTGGATCACCGGATTGCCATGTCGTTCATGGTGCTGGGCATGGCCACAGAGCAACCCGTGCAACTGGATGACGGATCGCCGATTGCCACGTCCTTTCCGATATTCGAACCACTTATGGCCCGGTTGGGCGCGCAGATCACGCGCGATCCGGGATGAGCTTTACCGTCGCCATCGACGGCCCTGCCGCTGCCGGCAAGGGCACGATTTCCAAGGCAGTCGCCGCGCATTTCCGCTTTGCCCATCTGGATACCGGTCTGTTGTACCGTGCAGTCGGGGCCAAAACGCTGGACGGGGCCGACCCGGTCGAGGCGGCGCGCAACCTTGATCCGGTCGATCTGGAAAATGCCCGCCTGCGCACCCCCGATGTGGCACAGGCCGCCAGCCGTGTCGCGGTGTTGCCCGATGTGCGCGCCGCGCTGACCGATTTCCAGCGCAGTTTCGCCCGCCGTCCGGGTGGTGCGGTACTGGACGGGCGCGACATCGGCACGGTCATCTGCCCTGAGGCCGAGGTGAAACTGTTTGTCACTGCCAGCGCCGAAGTGCGCGCGCGCCGCCGTTATGACGAACTGCTGGCCAAGGGCCACGAGGTGACGCTGGAGGCTGTTCTGGCCGATGTGCAAAGCCGCGATGCGCGCGACAGCGACCGCGCCACAGCCCCCCTGATCCCTGCTGATGGGGCAGTTGTTCTTGATACGTCCGAGCTGAGCATTGACGAAGCTGTCGCCACTGCGATTGCAGCCGTGCAGGCGACCAGAGCGATTTAGAACCGCATCAACATACGCCCTACACTTTGCGATGACACATCGTGGATCGCACCGTTCATTGAAACCACGACAAAGGAAAAAGTGAAAAAGCCGCGCGCCCGGCTGGTTCCCGAACGCGCGACCATTGTTTCAGACGGGTTACTGCATACCCTTGCTCATGAAATCTTCGACGATATTGGACATATTGAACGAAGTTCCGCCCTGCACCGGCGGGTACTCGGCCAGCGTTTGCAGGTGCTGGCCCATCAACACGCCCATCGGCTGGATCAACCACGATACTTTTTGCATCAGATGCCCGTAGGCGTCTGTGGTGTCATAGCTTTCGAACGGATCCTGACGGATGTT harbors:
- the gndA gene encoding NADP-dependent phosphogluconate dehydrogenase; this translates as MAQADIGVYGLGTMGSALALNLADHGFRVAVTNRETDWIADFVSEAGPLAQHLVPAATLEQFVAALKTPRTILFMIPSGAPMDAMIAAVTPLLSDGDTIIDGGNADFNATRARDAALQGSGIHFVGMGVSGGEEGARHGPSMMVGGSDHSWVQLKPMAEAIAAKYKGDPCVAHVGPDGAGHFVKTVHNGIEYADMQMIAELYGLLRDGAGRNAPQIGEVFARWNAGPLQSYLMNISARVLQSVDPETGHPMVDVILDKAGQKGTGRWTVIEALKLGQSASTIEAAIAARGWSSEKDARQAGETVLAADSQPAAVPQDADLENAMLAGRILAHAQGFRLLQAASDEFGWSLDLARIAEIWRAGCIIRSALLDDFAAALRSDMPFGHMILAPRMVDMLAASIGPLRRVVAQAALAGVPVPALSGALSWYDTMRHGRGSTNMIQAQRDFFGAHGFERLDKDGKHHGMWMRD
- the aroA gene encoding 3-phosphoshikimate 1-carboxyvinyltransferase — protein: MSSHATPIPMTSAACGPLTGVADVPGDKSISHRSLILGAMAVGETRISGLLEGEDVLDTAAAMRAFGAEVTDLGHGNWSVHGVGVGGFAEPDRVIDCGNSGTSVRLIMGSMATCPITATFSGDASLNKRPMARVTDPIALFGAVSVGRSGGRLPMTIVGAANPVPVRYTVPMPSAQVKSAVLLAGLNAPGQTVVIEKEATRDHTERMLAGFGAEITTEVTEEGRVITLTGQPELQPQTITVPRDPSSAAFPVCAALIVPGSDVLIPNIGLNPTRAGLFITLRDMGADLTYENERLEGGEPVADLRARYSPDMKGIAVPPERAASMIDEYPILSVVAAFAQGDTEMRGVKELRVKESDRIDAMATGLRACGVTVEDGPDWWVVTGGKTVEGGARCASHLDHRIAMSFMVLGMATEQPVQLDDGSPIATSFPIFEPLMARLGAQITRDPG
- the trmB gene encoding tRNA (guanosine(46)-N7)-methyltransferase TrmB, with protein sequence MTHPDRPHRNFYGRLKGQALRDSQKTYLDQDLARLSPGPVGWDENPKRLPLDLNARFNGKPVWLEIGFGGGEHMVHQASRNPDVGIIGCEPYINGVAMLLGKIRKAGVENLNVFPGDVRDMFDVLPDASIERAFLLYPDPWPKTRHHRRRFVTPEHLGPLARVMKPGALFRVATDIEDYVRQTLEEVPAAGFERVKADIHTPWPDWISTRYEQKALREGRPPHYLTFRRS
- the cmk gene encoding (d)CMP kinase, whose amino-acid sequence is MSFTVAIDGPAAAGKGTISKAVAAHFRFAHLDTGLLYRAVGAKTLDGADPVEAARNLDPVDLENARLRTPDVAQAASRVAVLPDVRAALTDFQRSFARRPGGAVLDGRDIGTVICPEAEVKLFVTASAEVRARRRYDELLAKGHEVTLEAVLADVQSRDARDSDRATAPLIPADGAVVLDTSELSIDEAVATAIAAVQATRAI